The genomic window TTTGAACTCGATGCGACCGGCTTTGACCTCCTTCACTGCTTTGGCCGTGTCATCGGTCACGGTGCCGGTTTTGGGGTTGGGCATCAGGCCGCGTGGCCCGAGCACTTTGCCAAGCTTGCGGACTTCCGCCATCGCTTCGGGCGTAGCCACGGCCACGTCGAAATCTGTCCAGCCTTCCTGACACTTCTTGATCATGTCTTCGAAGCCAACAAATTCGGCACCCGCAGCCCGGGCGGCTTCCGCCGCATTGCCGTCCCGCGTGAATACGAGGACGCGGACGGTTTTTCCGCTGCCGTGCGGCAGTGGAACGGAACCACGAACCATCTGGTCCGATTGTTTCGGGTCCACACCCAACCGAAAAGCAACTTCAACGGACTCGTTGAATTTTGCTTTCGGAAACTTGGACAACACTTCGACTGCCGACTTAAGCGGATAGACTTTTTTTCCATCCACCAGTTCGAGCGCTTTTTTGTATTTTTTACTTGGCATTCGTTTTGGTTGCGGTGCAAACGAGTTATCAGCTCTCCCGCGGTTTATTTAATGCAGATCAAGATTATGAGTAAGATTAAGAGACGACCGGTTCGCAGTAATAATCTTAATCTTCATCATATTCTTAATCTCCTGTTTCATCATTCGACTACTTCAATGCCCATGCTGCGGGCCGTGCCGGAGATCAAGCGGAACGCCGCCTCGTCGCTGGTGGCGTTCAAGTCCTTCCGTTTGATTTTCACAATGTCCATCACCTGCTTGCGCGTGACCTTGCCGACTTTTTCCTTGTTCGGCGTTTTAGAACCAGTGGCAATGCCCGCGGCCTTCTTCAGCAGGCCGGAGGCGGGCGGCGATTTAGTGATGAACGTAAATGATTTGTCCTGATAAACGGTGATGACCACGGGAATCACCATGCCCGCCTGGTCTCTCGTGGCCGCATTGTATTCCTTGCAGAAGGCCATGATGTTGACGCCGTGCTGACCGAGCGCCGGCCCCACGGGCGGAGCAGGATTGGCCTGCCCGGCCGGAATCTGCAGTTTGATCTGTCCTGTAATCTTCTTCGCCATAAATCTTTAAGCCTTTTCGACCTGCCAGTATTCCAGTTCCACCGGCGTGTTGCGGCCGAAAATGTTCACCGTGACCTTCAATTTGCCGCGGTCCGGTTCAATTTCTTCAATCACACCACTGAAGTTCAGGAACGGACCGTTGTTGATCTTGATCGTTTCACCGACTTCAAAATTGACTTTGGGCTTCTCGAACTCTTCCGAGGCGGAAATCTGACCCTTGATCAGCTCGATTTCCTCGGTTGAGGCCGTGTCCGGTTTGTCGCCGCCCACAAACCCAATCGCGCCCTGCGTTTCTTTCACGAAATAATAGGGCTTGGGTAATACGCGCCGGTTTTCGTCCAACAGCACCATGTCGATATAGACGTAGCCGGGATGAAGCTTGCGTGTCGTTACTGTCTTCTTGCCATTGCGCACTTCAACGACCTTCTCGATCGGTACCAGAACCTCGCGAATGTATTCACCCATCTCCTCGGCTTTGATGCGCCGCTCGATGCTTTCTTTCACCTTCTGCTCCTGGCCAGACAAGGTGTGGATGACGAACCACTGACTTTGCATGCGATAAGATAAAAGCTTTTTCAGGTGATCAACTGCAACAGCAGGTTGATCACAAAATCCACGCCCACGGTGAACCCGCCCAGCAGCACGATTGACACGAAAATCACGACCGTCGAACCTTGCAACTCGGCCAGCGTAGGCCAGGTGCAGCGCTTCAATTCTTCGCGCGTGCTGCGCATGTAATTGGCGAACCGCTCGAGTTGGCCCTTGCGCCACAAGACGGCAAAGACCACACCGGCGACCGCAACCCAGATAAATATTTTGACCAGATCGTTACTCACAAAATCATTTTGGCGGAGGGGGAGGGATTCGAACCCCCGTTGGCCGTTAAGCCAAAGCGGTTTTCAAGACCGCCGCGTTAGACCACTCTGCCACCCCTCCGGGCTTAATTCGTTTGGCAGGGCGGGAGGGACTCGAACCCCCAACCGACGGTTTTGGAGACCGCTACTCTACCAATTGAGCTACCGCCCTACTCTCAAAAATGGTGTTCACTATCATTGTTTATTAGACGAAAAAGGGAGCCGAGGATGTTTCTCCCCGAACTCCGGATGCTGTAGTCAGTCTTTTATGCAACAATATCGCTCACGCGGCCGGCGCCAATGGTGCGGCCGCCTTCGCGAATCGCGAAGCGTTGGCCTTTTTCCATGGCCACCGGGGCGATCAGTTCGATGTCGGCAGAAACGTTGTCTCCTGGCATCACCATCTCCACGCCTTGCGGCAGTTTGACGGTGCCGGTCACGTCCGTCGTGCGGAAATAGAATTGCGGACGATAATTCGTAAAAAACGGCGTATGACGCCCGCCTTCGTCCTTGGAAAGGACGTAAACTTCCGCTTTGAACTTGGTGTGCGGCGTGATGGTGCCAGGCTTGGCCAACACCATGCCCCGCTCCACTTCCTCTTTCTTGGTGCCGCGCAGCAACACGCCGACGTTGTCTCCCGCGCTGGCTTTGTCGAGCAGCTTGCGGAACATCTCGATGTCCGTCGCGACAGTTTTCCGTGTTTCTTTCAAACCGACGATTTCAACATCCGACATCTTGTTCAATTCACCACGCTCAACACGACCCGTGACCACTGTGCCGCGTCCTTCAATATTGAACACGTCTTCGATGCACATCAGGAATGGCTTATCAATCTCACGCTGCGGTACCGGGATAAACGTATCCACCGCCTCGAGCAGGTCGGCAATTGCTTTCTCGCCTTCCGGTTTCCCTTCCATGGCGGCTTTGGAACTGCCACGAATAATCGGGGTCTTGTCCCCGGGAAACTGATATTTGGTTAACAAATCGCGAATTTCCATCTCGACCAGATCGAGCAGCTCAGGATCATCCACCAAATCGACCTTGTTCAAGAAAACGACAATTGCCGGGACCCCGACTTGCCGTGCCAGAAGAATATGTTCGCGGGTCTGTGGCATCGGTCCGTCCGCCGCGCTCACCACCAGAATCGCCCCGTCCATTTGAGCGGCGCCGGTGATCATGTTTTTCACGTAGTCCGCGTGGCCGGGACAATCGACGTGGGCATAATGCCGGGTGGCGGTTTGATATTCAACGTGAGAAGCCGCAATGGTCACGGTTTTGGTTTCGTCGCGCACGGTGCCGCCCTTGGTAATTTCCGCGTAGGAGATTTTCGTTGCCAGGTTCTTACGCGCCTGCACTTCCACGATCGCGGCGGTAAGGGTGGACTTTCCGTGATCCACGTGACCGATCGTTCCGACGTTTACATGCGGCTTTGTTCTTTGAAACGCTTCTTTTGCCATTGCATTCTCCGGTTAATTTTGGTTTCGGTTTGTTAAATCAAATCTGGAGCCCATGATCAGGATTGAACTGATGACCTCGTCCTTACCAAGGACGCGCTCTGCCAACTGAGCTACATGGGCAAAAGCCAGATTCCTGCCATCCTGACATAACGACAAAAAAACCACTACCCCTGTCTTTCAACTAGAAAAACCAAAGGGGCTTGTGATTTTTTGTTTATTCACGGACCGTTAACCGCGAGGAAACTAAGAAAAGGGAGGCGGGGTGTCAACGGTTTTTATGCACTTTTTTTGGTTGAGTTTATCGACGCCACTCTGACCCGAGAATCAACGCCGCCATTCGGCTTTCGGCGGCTCAGGCAAATTTTGCGCCCGCAATGCTGTGCGAAAATGCGTTTTGGCCACTTTCTTGAGATTTTCCGCCCCGTGCCGAGCGACAAAATCTTTGGCGACGGCATCAACCGTCGCTGATGCCCCCTTCGGGAAACTCATCTCGAATTGTTTCCCCAACGCCGTCAAGCGACTCACGAATTCATCCCGCGCCAGGATCGAAGCTGCCGCCACCGCCACATCCTCTTCCGCCTTGTGCCGCTGCACCAATTCTATTTCTCGCCCCAAACTCATTAACGCTTTAGCAACGACTTCTTTGTTCGAAGCAAACTGATCGCTGATCGCGCGAACAGGCGGCGGATTCATCCGATGCTTCTGTCCCATCAAATTCTCAATGACCCGGGCATGTCCCCACGCCAGCAAAGTATTCACGCTCTTCATTTTCCCGTAAAGCCGGTTGTAAGCTTCGTTGCCGATCGGAACAACCGATGTCACACAACCGGGCGTCTCGCGAATCACCTTCGCCAGCTCCGCAATTCTCCTGTCGCTTGAAATATTTTTTGAATCCCGGATGCCGGCGTCCTGCCAGGCTTTGACCACGGCTGCGTTTACATAAACACCCGCCACGCACAAAGGCCCAAAGAAATCTCCCTTTCCACTTTCGTCCACACCGAGCCGCGGCAGCAGCAGGTCGGGATTCAGAACCGCTTCGTAACCCAAACGCGCCTGCTTCAATATCTCCGGCTCCAAAACGAACTCGACGAACTCCTGCGTTCCCTTTCCTTGCACAACCAGTTTGCCGCTTTCGTAATACACCACGTTGAGTTTCTCCCTTTCACCGGCAAACCGCGCATAGGGCACGTCACGAAATTTGTAGTTATGTTCCTGAAGATATGCCTGCAAAGCCGCTGCCTGTTTTTCGTCCAGCTTGCAGGTGAAAGAGGTTAATGGTTTCACAAAGTGCGTGTCATCGTAAGCCGTTGCTATATCCTCTGCAACTGTGACAAGAAAAAAACTCGGGCGTCGAGCAATGAGCGCCAGGCACAAACATCCCGGTTTCACCACTGTCCGCAAATGCAAAGCAATCGTTCCCTTGTTGCTCTCCTGGTTCGCAACAAACGCGCGCGACCTCCCCTGGCGACGCACTCGGGATCCCTATTCCATCTGGATTTCCGAGATCATGCTCCAGCAAACTCAAGTGAAGACCGTCATTCCATATTGGCAACGCTGGATGCGCGAACTGCCAACGCTACAATCCTTGGCCCGCGCGCGACCGGAAAAGATTCTGAAACTTTGGGAGGGACTGGGGTACTACACGCGCGCCCTTAATCTCCATAAAGCTGCCCGACAAATCATGGCAATGCACGCCGGCAAGTTTCCCGAAAAGTTCGACGACATCCTCGCGCTGCCGGGCGTTGGCCGCTACACCGCCGGCGCCATTTGCAGCATCGCTTTCAATCAACCCACTCCCATCCTCGACGGTAATGTCATCCGGGTGTTGACCCGCGTCTTTGGCATCGGGGAAAATCCGCGCGATAAATTGACGAACACCAAACTCTGGCAGTTGGCCGAAACACTCGTGCAGACCGCTGCCGATATTTCTCGTCCCGCATCCCGCATCCCGCATCCCGCATCACTCGCCTCCCACTTCAACCAATCGTTGATGGAACTCGGCGCGCTCGTTTGCACACCACGTTCACCGCGGTGCTGTGACTGCCCGGCAAGGAAACACTGCATCGCTTGGCGCGAAAATCGCATCGCCCAACTGCCCAATCTCGCCAGGCGCGCGGCCACCACCGGGCGGCGATTCATCGCCTTTGTCGTCAAATGCAATGAAAACTTCCTCGTCCGTCAAAGACCCTCCGGCGTCGTCAATGCCCAGCTTTGGGAATTTCCGAACCTGGAATTGAACGGCGAATCGGATTTGAAAGTCGTAGCGAAGTCTGCGCTTGGCTTCGCCCCCAAGAACCTGCGCCCGCTCTGCGTCATTAAACACTCCATCACGCGCTATCGCATCACACTCGAAGCATACCAGTCCCAACTAAAGTTGGCTCCGACGAAAACCCGTCAACCCGATCAATGGCTCGCGCCAACGGAACTGAAGCAACTCGCCTTCGCCAGTGCCCATAAAAAAATCCTGGCTCAATTGTCACCCTGAAGTTCAGCAGTTTCGCACGCCGACTTTTTTGAAATACATGCCCTTGCCGAGTGCTTGAGAACAGACTATTCTCCCAATCAACACAATCGCTGCACGAAATCAAACCTTGGCCCTCAAGCCAAACAGAATTGAAAGGAATTGTTTATGATGACACGACGCCAAGCCATTCAAAAGACCGCACTCGCCACTGCCGCAGTCGCGGTTGGTTCGTCGCTGACCAGCGCACAAGCACAAACCGCCGCCGGCCCGTTCACGCTGCCGCCGCTACCTTATGCGTTCGACGCGCTCGAGCCACACATCGACGCGCAAACGATGCAGATCCACCACGACAAACATCACGCTGCGTACGTCATGAACCTCAACAAAGCCGTCGCCGATCATCCAGACCTGGCGAAAAAAACCGTGGAGGAAGTCCTCAAAGATTTATCTTCCGTTCCCCAAAACATCCGCACTGCCGTCCGCAATCACGGCGGCGGGCATTACAACCACTCGTTGTTCTGGCAGATGATGAAGAAAGGCGGGGGCGGTGAACCGAAGGCTGCGTTGGCCAAAGCCATCGACAAGAGCTTCGGCAGCTTCGCCGGGTTCAAAGACAAACTCACCGACACGGCGACGAAGGTTTTTGGCAGCGGTTGGGCATGGCTCGTATTGGATGGCAAGGCCGTAAAGATTGAGTCGTCGCCAAACCAGGACTCACCATTAAGCCAGGGCCATCACATGCTGCTCGGCATCGACGTTTGGGAACACGCCTACTATCTCAAGTACCAAAACAAGCGCGCCGACTACATCGCCGCCTGGTTCAACGTCATCAACTGGGATTTCGTTTCCGAGCGCTTTGAAAAACTAGCTTGAAATCCAGGAAAGCGGAATCGGCCTTCACCGTCACACAAATCCAAAATGATTTTATGCGTAACAAACTTTCCCGTCGCTCCGCGCTCCGCAAAATGGCCGGTAGCGCCGTCGCGATGAGCGCCGCAGCCAGCCTCACCTCACGACTCCGCGCCGCAGATGCCGCCGTTGGCAAAATGAAAGGCCGCATCAACCACTCCGTCTGCAAGTGGTGTTATTCCAAGGTCAGCCTCGAAGACCTCTGCGTAGCCGGCAAGGACATCGGCCTCCAATCTGTCGAACTGCTCGAGGTTAAGGATTTTGCCACGCTCAAGAAACACGGCCTCATCTGCGCCATGGTCAGCGGTGTGCCAGGCGGAATCTCCGACGGCTTCAACCGATTGGAGAATCACGACAAACTGGTGGAATATTTCGAGCGAACCACATCGGTGGTCGCCGATCACGGTTTTGTGAACATCATTTGTTTTTCCGGCAACCGCCGCGGACTCGACGACCAGAAGGGTTTGGAGAATTGCGCCATCGGTCTCAAGCGCGTCATGCCGATTGCCGAGAAGCACAAAGTCACCGTCTGCATGGAGCTGCTCAACAGCAAGGTCGATCACAAGGACTATCAATGCGACCACACGGTGTGGGGCGTGGAACTGGTCAAGCGCGTCGGATCGGAACATTTCAAACTGCTCTACGACATCTACCACATGCAAATCATGGAGGGCGATGTCATCCGCACCATTCGGCAGAACCAGCAATACATCGCGCACTATCACACCGGCGGCGTGCCCGGTCGCGGCGAGATCGACGAAACCCAGGAACTGAATTATCCGGCGATCATGAAGGCGATTGTCGAAACCGGTTTCAAAGGCCACGTCGCGCAGGAATTTGTTCCGAAACGACCCGATGTCCTCGCCTCACTCAAACAAGGCGTGAACATTTGCGATGTGTGATTCTGTTTTATCCGAAGTTAGAAAAGGCGTCGCGCCGCATTGCCAATCGCGGCATGCTGCCGCGCCTTCATCTAAAACGTGAATCCGGCACATATCACGCGGGCTGCTTATACGGATGCGAAACGACTTGCGAGTTGATATGAAGATGTTGCTCGACGGGGCCTTGCTGCACGACGACAGGGTTGGAAATTGTGACGCGCACGTGCGCGCTCCATTTTCCCGCAAGTTTGGACAAATCGGTGTTCTTGGTCTCCGACTGCTCTAACGACGACGCTGCCCATGTCTTCTCAAGAGTCATACAATTACCTTTCAATTTTCCACCCTGAATTAAGTTGGACAAGTTCGAATCCTTTTTGCGGCAGTGACCGTATCAAGTTAATTACAGCATTTTGTGCGGCTGAGTTCAAGCTTTGCTGCACACATGCCTGAACAATCTGTTGAACTAATTGCAGAAGTTGTTGTTGATCCAGGGGTTGTGGGAACTGAAGATTCCCAAGATTTATCGGTGGCAACGTCAGATTCGTCAGGTTGATGTTCAGTGTTGGAGGAATCTCCCTGAGCCGTCGAACACGCACGGTTTTCTTGCACGTGTCAACACGGCCCAAGCTCTCGATAATCGCGAATGGCAGGTCATCCCAAGAGTGTTCTTCCAAGCCGTTGGCGATCAGATGCTCTTCAGGTAAGAAAGGCGTTTCGAGTTGGAAGAGTTCTCGGTACTGTAGATATAGATCCCACAGAGGCGTTTCGAGCTCCTCCGTCTCTGCGTCTTTGACATGCTTCAACCCCAAATATTTGACGGCCTCTGCCCTGTTGATCGCGTGGCTATGCGAGTACACTTCAGACGAGAGTTTTTTAATGATCTCGTGGTTCTCTTCTTCCGTGAAAGGTTTCGCGCGGGTACTGAGCAGTCTCAATCCCACGAGTTTCGTTTCTTCGAGTAGGCGGTTGACAGCGCCGAGTGCGAGTGGGTGTACTCGCCGCGTCATTTCTTTGAACCCTTCCATTTTTTCCGACGGGCGCTCGCATCCAACACGGTCGAGAAGCGCAAAATATCCGTTTACATCTTCTACGGAAACCGGCAGGCGATTCGGCGTGTTTCCCTCGGTTGGATTGTAAGGGCCACTGGCCATTGTCGCGTCGATTGGCCCGAGTTCACCCTTCTTTGTCATCAGGATTTCATCTGCCCCAAGGCAGATCACTGTCGCGGCACTGTGCGCCCGATAAGGAACCAGAACGCTGAACGATCCCCTGTGACAATACTGTCGGAACATCGAAACAAGTGCCCAAGGCACGTCACTGTGCCCTCCACGGCTGTAGAGGAAGAGGTCTAATTTGCTTCGCTCGGCTTCGTTGAAACCAAGAATGTGATCGTGAATGATAGAAACAACATCACCAGCTATTTGAGCTGCAAACCCAGGGCGGTCGCTCGTGACGTAGGCGATGAGTTTCGATCCACGTTTCTTCTCTATCGCTTCGATTAGTGCGCGGCGCTCTGCAAGTCCCATAAAGTGGGCAAATAGTTGCCGTTGTTAGTCGGACGGTCAAGACGAGATGTTCGCCCCTGATTCAAAATTGCCTCAAAAACCGAAGGTCATTTTCGTAAAACAGCCGGATGTCGTTGATGCCATAGCGAATCATCGCGATGCGTTCGATGCCGAAACCGAAGGCCCAACCCGTCCAGACTTCCGGATCATAGCCAACATTTTCAAACACCTGGGGATGAATCATCCCGCAACCGGCGATCTCCAGCCAATCCTTGCCCATCTTCTTGACGAGCGGACTCGAGAAATCGATTTCAAAACTCGGCTCGGTGTAGCTGAAGTAGTGCGGGCGAAAACGAATCTTCACGTCGCTGCCGAGCAATTCCTTGAACACAAATTCCACCGTCCCCTTGAGATCGCCGACGGTGACGTTCTTATCCACATACACGCCGTCGATTTGCTGGAAGGTGGGGTTGTGCGTGGCATCGGCGTTGTCGCGACGATAAACCCGGCCCGGCACGACGATGCGCACCGGCGGCTGTTGCGTTTCAAGCGTGCGGATTTGAACTGAGGTCGTGTGCGTGCGCAGCAACAGTTGAGAGTTTTTAGTTGAGGGTTGAGAGCCAGCAACGGGCGCGAGGTAAAACGTATCCTGCGCGTCGCGCGCCGGATGGTCGGCGGGTGTGTTGAGCGCGTCGAAGCAATGATACTCGTCTTCGATCTCCGGACCATCGGCGACCACGAAACCAATCTTGCGGAAAATTCGCACGATGTCTTCGGTCACCTGGGTGAGCGGATGCAATTTGCCGAGCGTGCGGCGGCGTCCGGGCAAAGTGAAATCGGTTGGCTCTTTGGGCAGCGCCGCTTTGAGTTCCAATTCGTCACGCCGTTCAGCGAGCGCGGTTTCCAGTTCGGTCTTCGCCTGATTGATGAGTTTGCCGGCGGCAGGCCGTTCCTCCTTCGACAACGACCCGAGTTGTTTCATCAATGCCGTGAATTTGCCGTGCGTGCCGACGTAGTTGACGCGCGCCTGTTCCAGCGCGGCGAGGTCGGGCGCGAACTTCAATTCCGCCAGCGCGGCTTGTTTGAGCGGTTCAATTTGGTCGATCAGTCCAGCCATAATTTCCCGAATGTTAGCGACAGCACAGAGCAATGAACACCAAGAAAATTCCTGTCAGACACGGAGTGCTGCTGTGTTCGCGCTCTGTAACAAAACGGGCGACCGTTTTGGTCGCCCGTGAATCGCAGATTCGAGATTTGAAACGCACCTATGCCTTCACGCCTTTGGCCTTGAGCGCGTCCTGGGCAACCTTTATGAGTTCGCCGAACGCAGCGGCATCCGTCGCCGCGAGGTCAGCGAGAACTTTGCGGTCGAGCGCGACCTTTGCGGCTTTCAGTCCTTCTATGAACCGACTGTAGGTCAGACCGGCGGCGCGAGTGGCGGCGTTGATGCGAATCTGCCACAGATAACGGAATTCCCGTTTCTTGCGGCGACGGTCGCGATAGGCATATTGGCGTCCGTGGTCGAGCGCATCGGCGGCGTAGCGGTAAAGTTTCGAGCGGCGCATCCGAAAGCCTTTGGCGGCTTTAATCGTGCGGATGCGGCGTTTGCGGGAGGCGGTGGCGTTGGTGACTCGCATACTAAATGGTTGAGCGTTGAGAGTTGATGGTGGAGAGAAAAATCAGTGGCTGAACGGCAGATTTTGCGTGATCCGATAAGTGTCGGTGGGGTCAACCAGTTTCGCCGTGCCGAG from Verrucomicrobiota bacterium includes these protein-coding regions:
- a CDS encoding 50S ribosomal protein L1, translated to MPSKKYKKALELVDGKKVYPLKSAVEVLSKFPKAKFNESVEVAFRLGVDPKQSDQMVRGSVPLPHGSGKTVRVLVFTRDGNAAEAARAAGAEFVGFEDMIKKCQEGWTDFDVAVATPEAMAEVRKLGKVLGPRGLMPNPKTGTVTDDTAKAVKEVKAGRIEFKVDKAGNVHVPVGKVSFTLDQIVDNARAVIEAVIKARPASVKGQFVQSCTLSATMSPPVRVDIREFLATT
- the rplK gene encoding 50S ribosomal protein L11, with product MAKKITGQIKLQIPAGQANPAPPVGPALGQHGVNIMAFCKEYNAATRDQAGMVIPVVITVYQDKSFTFITKSPPASGLLKKAAGIATGSKTPNKEKVGKVTRKQVMDIVKIKRKDLNATSDEAAFRLISGTARSMGIEVVE
- the pheS gene encoding phenylalanine--tRNA ligase subunit alpha, yielding MAGLIDQIEPLKQAALAELKFAPDLAALEQARVNYVGTHGKFTALMKQLGSLSKEERPAAGKLINQAKTELETALAERRDELELKAALPKEPTDFTLPGRRRTLGKLHPLTQVTEDIVRIFRKIGFVVADGPEIEDEYHCFDALNTPADHPARDAQDTFYLAPVAGSQPSTKNSQLLLRTHTTSVQIRTLETQQPPVRIVVPGRVYRRDNADATHNPTFQQIDGVYVDKNVTVGDLKGTVEFVFKELLGSDVKIRFRPHYFSYTEPSFEIDFSSPLVKKMGKDWLEIAGCGMIHPQVFENVGYDPEVWTGWAFGFGIERIAMIRYGINDIRLFYENDLRFLRQF
- the nusG gene encoding transcription termination/antitermination factor NusG, which codes for MQSQWFVIHTLSGQEQKVKESIERRIKAEEMGEYIREVLVPIEKVVEVRNGKKTVTTRKLHPGYVYIDMVLLDENRRVLPKPYYFVKETQGAIGFVGGDKPDTASTEEIELIKGQISASEEFEKPKVNFEVGETIKINNGPFLNFSGVIEEIEPDRGKLKVTVNIFGRNTPVELEYWQVEKA
- the mutY gene encoding A/G-specific adenine glycosylase, which gives rise to MSARHKHPGFTTVRKCKAIVPLLLSWFATNARDLPWRRTRDPYSIWISEIMLQQTQVKTVIPYWQRWMRELPTLQSLARARPEKILKLWEGLGYYTRALNLHKAARQIMAMHAGKFPEKFDDILALPGVGRYTAGAICSIAFNQPTPILDGNVIRVLTRVFGIGENPRDKLTNTKLWQLAETLVQTAADISRPASRIPHPASLASHFNQSLMELGALVCTPRSPRCCDCPARKHCIAWRENRIAQLPNLARRAATTGRRFIAFVVKCNENFLVRQRPSGVVNAQLWEFPNLELNGESDLKVVAKSALGFAPKNLRPLCVIKHSITRYRITLEAYQSQLKLAPTKTRQPDQWLAPTELKQLAFASAHKKILAQLSP
- the secE gene encoding preprotein translocase subunit SecE, encoding MVKIFIWVAVAGVVFAVLWRKGQLERFANYMRSTREELKRCTWPTLAELQGSTVVIFVSIVLLGGFTVGVDFVINLLLQLIT
- a CDS encoding TIM barrel protein — protein: MRNKLSRRSALRKMAGSAVAMSAAASLTSRLRAADAAVGKMKGRINHSVCKWCYSKVSLEDLCVAGKDIGLQSVELLEVKDFATLKKHGLICAMVSGVPGGISDGFNRLENHDKLVEYFERTTSVVADHGFVNIICFSGNRRGLDDQKGLENCAIGLKRVMPIAEKHKVTVCMELLNSKVDHKDYQCDHTVWGVELVKRVGSEHFKLLYDIYHMQIMEGDVIRTIRQNQQYIAHYHTGGVPGRGEIDETQELNYPAIMKAIVETGFKGHVAQEFVPKRPDVLASLKQGVNICDV
- the rplT gene encoding 50S ribosomal protein L20, with protein sequence MRVTNATASRKRRIRTIKAAKGFRMRRSKLYRYAADALDHGRQYAYRDRRRKKREFRYLWQIRINAATRAAGLTYSRFIEGLKAAKVALDRKVLADLAATDAAAFGELIKVAQDALKAKGVKA
- a CDS encoding superoxide dismutase, which produces MMTRRQAIQKTALATAAVAVGSSLTSAQAQTAAGPFTLPPLPYAFDALEPHIDAQTMQIHHDKHHAAYVMNLNKAVADHPDLAKKTVEEVLKDLSSVPQNIRTAVRNHGGGHYNHSLFWQMMKKGGGGEPKAALAKAIDKSFGSFAGFKDKLTDTATKVFGSGWAWLVLDGKAVKIESSPNQDSPLSQGHHMLLGIDVWEHAYYLKYQNKRADYIAAWFNVINWDFVSERFEKLA
- a CDS encoding ribonuclease HIII, yielding MKPLTSFTCKLDEKQAAALQAYLQEHNYKFRDVPYARFAGEREKLNVVYYESGKLVVQGKGTQEFVEFVLEPEILKQARLGYEAVLNPDLLLPRLGVDESGKGDFFGPLCVAGVYVNAAVVKAWQDAGIRDSKNISSDRRIAELAKVIRETPGCVTSVVPIGNEAYNRLYGKMKSVNTLLAWGHARVIENLMGQKHRMNPPPVRAISDQFASNKEVVAKALMSLGREIELVQRHKAEEDVAVAAASILARDEFVSRLTALGKQFEMSFPKGASATVDAVAKDFVARHGAENLKKVAKTHFRTALRAQNLPEPPKAEWRR
- the tuf gene encoding elongation factor Tu, whose amino-acid sequence is MAKEAFQRTKPHVNVGTIGHVDHGKSTLTAAIVEVQARKNLATKISYAEITKGGTVRDETKTVTIAASHVEYQTATRHYAHVDCPGHADYVKNMITGAAQMDGAILVVSAADGPMPQTREHILLARQVGVPAIVVFLNKVDLVDDPELLDLVEMEIRDLLTKYQFPGDKTPIIRGSSKAAMEGKPEGEKAIADLLEAVDTFIPVPQREIDKPFLMCIEDVFNIEGRGTVVTGRVERGELNKMSDVEIVGLKETRKTVATDIEMFRKLLDKASAGDNVGVLLRGTKKEEVERGMVLAKPGTITPHTKFKAEVYVLSKDEGGRHTPFFTNYRPQFYFRTTDVTGTVKLPQGVEMVMPGDNVSADIELIAPVAMEKGQRFAIREGGRTIGAGRVSDIVA